From a region of the Kwoniella mangroviensis CBS 8507 chromosome 1 map unlocalized Ctg01, whole genome shotgun sequence genome:
- a CDS encoding histone H4, whose translation MSGRGKGGKGLGKGGAKRHRKVLRDNIQGITKPAIRRLARRGGVKRISGLIYEETRGVLKIFLENVIRDSVTYTEHAKRKTVTSLDVVYALKRQGRTLYGFGA comes from the exons ATGTCCGGTCGAGGAAAAGGTGGTAAGGGtttaggtaaaggtggtgcTAAGAGACACAGAAAGGTTTTGAGAGATAACATCCA AGGTATCACCAAACCCGCTATCAGACGTCTCGCTCGAAGAGGTGGTGTCAAGCGGATTTCAGGATTGATCTACGAGG AGACCCGAGGTGTACTCAAGATCTTCCTCGAGAACGTTATCCGAGACTCAGTCACTTACACCGAACACGCCAAGAGAAAGACCGTCACTTCCCTCGACGTCGTATACGCTCTCAAGAGACAAGGTAGAACCCTTTACGGTTTCGGTGCTTAA
- a CDS encoding NADH-ubiquinone oxidoreductase 23 kDa subunit, mitochondrial has protein sequence MPRSVLPLLRPILSSSIPTPLPIARSIHSSSRVLLATPAGRNPFAPRNTGPKHITPGPIKTPNPRESTTADAASEGSRHGNDQSAGTGVADQWPDYSKGPSALDKASQLFFFTEIVRGMWIVLEQFFRPPYTIMYPFEKGPLSPRFRGEHALRRYPNGEERCIACKLCEAICPAQAITIESEAREDGSRRTTRYDLDMTKCIYCGFCQEACPVDAIVETQNAEYSTETREELLYNKEKLLSNGDKAEAEIAANLQADHFYR, from the exons ATGCCTCGATCCGTCTTACCCCTCCTCCgacccatcctctcctcttccatccccactcctcttcccatcgctCGATCCATCCACTCTTCATCTAGGGTACTGCTAGCGACACCAGCCGGACGAAATCCATTTGCCCCCCGAAATACAGGACCTAAACATATCACACCTGGACCTATAAAAACTCCCAACCCCCGTGAATCTACCACTGCCGATGCAGCTTCCGAGGGATCACGACATGGTAATGATCAATCGGCTGGTACGGGCGTAGCGGATCAATGGCCTGATTATTCCAAAGGGCCAAGTGCGCTGGATAAAGCGAGTCaattgttcttcttcacagAGATCGTAAGGG GTATGTGGATCGTGTTGGAACAATTCTTCAGACCACCATATACCATCATGTACCCGTTTGAGAAAGGGCCTTTGTCACCCAGATTCAGAGGTGAACACGCTTTGAGAAGATATCCAAatggtgaagagagatgTATCG CTTGTAAGCTCTGTGAAGCCATCTGTCCCGCTCAGGCTATTACCATCGAATCTGAAGCTCGAGAAGATGGTTCGAGGCGAACTACCCGATACG ATCTTGATATGACGAAATGTATCTACTGTGGATTCTGTCAAGAAGCTTGTCCTGTAGATGCTATTGTTGAGA CCCAAAACGCTGAATACTCGACGGAAACTCGAGAAGAACTCTTATACAACAAAGAGAAACTATTATCAAATGGTGATAaggctgaagctgaaatCGCTGCTAACCTCCAAGCTGATCAC TTCTACCGATAA